Proteins found in one Magnolia sinica isolate HGM2019 chromosome 5, MsV1, whole genome shotgun sequence genomic segment:
- the LOC131246399 gene encoding protein ENHANCED DISEASE RESISTANCE 2-like: MACHNGDNEDSWIEGVKSKGAVPLLEPDNCPNGWASPPGDKFLVRGPDYFTTRIKIPAGDYLLKPLGFDWIKGTTKISEVLKHPSGRVRKALDDQLAMGKKPFIWAFNLQVPSKDNYSAVVYFVALQPISDGSLMDRFLKEDDMFRNSRLKLIANIVKGPWIVRTAVGEQAICILGRAVSCKYLIGENYIEVDVDIGASMVANAIVHLAFGYITTLTVDLAFLIESQTESELPERILGAVRFSELDPASARPIETPLADESAEIPQSSLPTRLWRSLGQGFSNLLQTSPQDGSASLSGHANGSIHNVDSDQDIKK, encoded by the exons ATGGCCTGTCACAATGGCGATAATGAGGACAGCTGGATAGAGGGAGTGAAATCTAAAGGAGCCGTTCCACTTCTTGAACCAGATAATTGTCCAAATGGCTGGGCTTCCCCACCTGGAGATAAGTTCTTGGTTAGAGGTCCGGACTATTTTACTACCAGGATTAAAATTCCTGCCGGGGATTACCTCCTAAAGCCTCTCGGATTTGATTGGATCAAAGGCACTACAAAGATCAGCGAGGTTTTAAAACATCCGAGTGGTCGTGTGAGGAAGGCCCTTGATGATCAGTTAGCAATGGGCAAGAAGCCTTTCATCTGGGCCTTCAATCTGCAAGTTCCGAGCAAGGACAACTACAGTGCCGTTGTGTATTTCGTAGCGCTCCAACCTATCTCTGATGGGTCCCTCATGGATCGATTTTTGAAGGAGGATGACATGTTTCGGAATTCAAGGCTCAAGCTGATAGCCAACATTGTCAAGGGACCTTGGATCGTGAGAACTGCAGTCGGAGAGCAGGCCATCTGCATACTTGGGCGGGCCGTCTCTTGCAAGTATCTCATAGGAGAGAACTACATAGAAGTCGATGTGGATATCGGGGCTTCAATGGTTGCTAATGCCATCGTTCATTTGGCGTTCGGATACATCACAACGCTGACCGTTGACCTAGCATTTCTTATCGAAAGCCAGACCGAGTCAGAGCTCCCTGAGAGAATATTAGGAGCTGTGAGGTTCTCAGAGTTGGATCCAGCCTCTGCTAGGCCGATTGAGACACCACTAGCTGATGAAAGTGCAGAAATTCCCCAATCATCCCTTCCTACCCGGTTGTGGAGGTCTCTTGGGCAAGGTTTCTCCAACCTTCTACAGACGAGTCCTCAGGATGGTTCTGCATCTCTGTCAGGACATGCAAATGGCAGCATACATAACGTCGACAGCGACCAAGACATCAAGAAATA A